In Xylanibacter ruminicola 23, a single genomic region encodes these proteins:
- a CDS encoding sodium-dependent transporter, with protein MENRGTFGSKLAIILTTAGSAVGLGNIWRFPFMTGQNGGAAFILIYLGCVLILGIPGMISEFVVGRYSQSNAARAYGNVGFKRAKYIGYLGILTSTIILGFYAVVAGWCLQYLYASITGKLIGDTSYIIEYFKNFSSDPIRPCLWGVGFVLITHYVVAKGVNDGIERASKLLMPLLLILLVIIVIASCLLPGASKGIEFLLKPDFSKVSSNVFLEALGQAFFSLSLGTACLCTYASYFKKDTNLVKSATQIALLDSMIAILAGLMIFPAAFSVGVQPDSGPSLIFITLPNVFRQAFVGMPIIGFVIAILFYALLVFAALTSTISMHEIGTAFFHEELHLPRNKAAWILTTVCGLITIFCSLSVGAYSQIQVFGMSLMDFCDSLTAQIMLPTGAFFTSILIGWFVERKLVLNEFTNNGSLKATFFSAYLFSVKFIVPLCILLIFLHQFHII; from the coding sequence ATGGAGAACAGAGGTACATTTGGCAGCAAACTGGCCATTATCCTGACTACAGCAGGATCGGCCGTAGGATTAGGAAACATCTGGCGCTTTCCATTCATGACGGGTCAGAATGGCGGTGCCGCTTTCATACTTATCTACCTGGGATGTGTGCTGATATTAGGCATTCCAGGTATGATTAGCGAATTTGTAGTTGGCCGTTACTCACAATCCAACGCTGCCAGAGCTTATGGCAACGTAGGATTCAAGCGCGCCAAGTATATTGGCTACTTGGGCATTCTTACATCTACCATTATCCTTGGCTTCTATGCCGTTGTGGCCGGTTGGTGCTTGCAATACCTGTATGCCTCGATAACTGGTAAGCTGATTGGTGATACCAGCTACATCATCGAATACTTTAAAAACTTTTCGAGCGACCCCATCCGTCCCTGCTTGTGGGGTGTTGGCTTTGTACTGATTACACACTATGTAGTGGCCAAAGGCGTAAACGATGGTATAGAACGAGCATCCAAGTTGCTCATGCCGCTTTTGCTCATACTGCTGGTTATCATTGTTATTGCATCGTGCCTGCTTCCAGGTGCTTCAAAAGGTATAGAATTCCTGCTCAAGCCAGATTTCTCGAAAGTAAGCAGCAATGTATTCCTCGAGGCTTTAGGCCAGGCTTTCTTCTCGTTAAGCTTGGGTACCGCTTGTTTGTGTACTTACGCTTCGTATTTTAAAAAAGATACCAACCTTGTTAAATCAGCTACTCAGATAGCCTTACTCGACTCGATGATAGCCATCTTAGCAGGTTTGATGATATTCCCAGCCGCCTTCTCGGTTGGCGTACAGCCCGATAGCGGTCCATCGCTCATATTCATTACACTGCCTAATGTGTTCCGTCAGGCGTTTGTAGGCATGCCTATCATTGGATTCGTTATCGCCATCCTGTTTTATGCCCTGCTGGTGTTTGCAGCCTTAACATCTACCATCTCTATGCACGAGATTGGTACAGCATTCTTCCACGAAGAGTTGCATCTGCCAAGAAACAAGGCCGCATGGATACTGACTACCGTTTGTGGACTGATAACCATATTCTGCTCGCTATCCGTAGGAGCCTACAGTCAGATACAGGTATTCGGTATGTCGCTGATGGACTTCTGCGACTCGCTTACAGCGCAAATCATGCTACCCACTGGCGCCTTCTTTACCAGCATACTTATCGGATGGTTTGTTGAGCGCAAACTGGTACTCAATGAGTTTACAAACAACGGTTCGCTAAAGGCCACCTTTTTTAGCGCCTATCTGTTCTCTGTTAAGTTCATTGTTCCTCTCTGTATCCTATTAATATTCCTGCATCAGTTCCATATTATATGA
- a CDS encoding ComEA family DNA-binding protein — MIREFFYLQKSDRKVILSLLVVIVSVFTMICLTGGNDTSTTTTQKNSPRSAARKNHYYASSPKKVERFVFDPNTADSTQLLRLGLQPWQVRNIYKYRAAGGIYRQPIDFAKLYGLTVKQYRELEPYIRISSDYLPASTLVKERASYSPKATKDTVVVYQRPTKIKATEHIVLNTADSTALTTIPGIGPYYARRIIQYGNRLGGYVSVEQLDEIDDFPTEAKQYLVINNPAPKKLNINQLSLNELRRHPYINFYMAKAITDYRRLHGTITSLNELRLIKDFTPEVIKRLTPYVAY, encoded by the coding sequence ATGATACGCGAATTCTTTTATCTGCAAAAGTCCGACCGTAAAGTTATACTCTCGCTGTTAGTAGTCATCGTATCGGTATTCACCATGATATGTCTGACTGGTGGAAATGATACATCGACAACCACCACACAAAAGAATTCGCCCCGTTCAGCTGCCCGCAAAAACCATTACTATGCCAGCAGCCCTAAGAAGGTAGAACGATTCGTCTTCGACCCTAATACAGCTGATAGCACCCAACTGCTGCGTTTAGGATTGCAACCTTGGCAGGTTCGCAACATTTATAAATACCGTGCTGCTGGTGGCATTTATCGCCAACCTATCGATTTTGCCAAGCTTTATGGACTAACCGTTAAGCAATATCGCGAACTGGAGCCTTACATCCGCATCTCCAGCGATTACCTGCCAGCATCTACGCTGGTAAAAGAACGGGCAAGCTATAGTCCGAAAGCAACCAAGGATACAGTAGTTGTCTATCAGCGCCCCACGAAGATAAAGGCTACAGAACATATAGTGCTGAATACTGCCGATAGCACAGCGCTGACAACCATTCCTGGTATCGGTCCTTACTACGCTCGCCGAATTATACAATACGGCAATAGGTTAGGAGGTTACGTGAGTGTAGAACAACTCGATGAAATCGACGATTTCCCGACAGAAGCCAAGCAATATCTGGTGATAAACAACCCTGCACCTAAGAAACTGAACATCAACCAATTATCGCTTAACGAATTAAGACGCCATCCATACATCAACTTTTATATGGCTAAAGCCATCACCGATTATCGCCGTCTGCATGGCACCATCACATCACTAAACGAACTACGACTTATTAAAGACTTTACACCCGAAGTTATTAAGCGCCTTACGCCCTATGTTGCGTACTGA
- a CDS encoding twin-arginine translocase TatA/TatE family subunit, whose amino-acid sequence MFGLGFQEILVIALIVLLFFGGKKIPELMRGLGKGVKSFKEGMNEVTDLKEEVEKDEKKDA is encoded by the coding sequence ATGTTTGGATTAGGATTCCAGGAAATACTGGTTATTGCACTGATAGTATTGCTGTTCTTTGGCGGCAAGAAGATTCCTGAACTGATGCGTGGCCTGGGTAAAGGCGTAAAAAGCTTCAAGGAGGGAATGAACGAGGTTACAGACTTGAAAGAAGAGGTAGAAAAGGACGAGAAGAAGGATGCGTGA
- the tatC gene encoding twin-arginine translocase subunit TatC, which translates to MTFWDHLDELRGVIVRVLVVTVIGASVAFCLKDELFAIVLAPRSSDFITYQLLGVEPFCVHLMNIGLTEQFMVHLKTAFYAGVLVASPYIIYQLFRFVSPALYDNERKYATLLCFSGYLMFMLGTALNYLLIFPLTVKFLGTYQVSPDVANMLTLQSYMDTLLMMNLVMGIVFELPVVSWLLGKMGLINAAMMQSIRRHAVVAILVVAAIITPTTDAFTLIVVALPIWLLYELSIVIVRITE; encoded by the coding sequence ATGACGTTCTGGGATCATCTCGACGAACTGCGTGGGGTGATAGTCAGAGTGTTGGTGGTAACAGTCATTGGAGCATCAGTTGCCTTCTGCTTAAAGGACGAACTCTTTGCCATCGTACTGGCACCACGCTCCAGCGATTTCATCACCTACCAACTATTGGGCGTAGAACCATTCTGTGTTCATCTGATGAACATCGGACTTACAGAACAGTTCATGGTTCACCTTAAAACAGCCTTCTATGCAGGCGTTCTGGTGGCTTCGCCTTATATCATCTACCAACTCTTCCGCTTTGTATCGCCAGCGCTCTATGACAACGAAAGGAAATACGCCACACTGCTCTGCTTTAGCGGCTACCTGATGTTTATGCTGGGCACAGCACTCAACTATCTGCTGATATTCCCGCTTACCGTCAAGTTCCTTGGCACTTATCAGGTTAGTCCCGATGTAGCAAATATGCTCACATTGCAATCGTACATGGATACGTTGCTGATGATGAACCTGGTGATGGGTATTGTGTTCGAACTGCCTGTAGTAAGCTGGCTGTTAGGCAAGATGGGACTGATTAATGCTGCGATGATGCAGAGCATACGCCGGCATGCTGTAGTAGCAATACTGGTTGTAGCTGCGATTATCACCCCCACTACCGATGCCTTTACGCTCATTGTGGTAGCATTGCCCATCTGGCTGCTCTACGAACTGAGCATTGTGATAGTAAGAATAACCGAATAG
- a CDS encoding 4Fe-4S binding protein: MLRKIRTILAAVMFVLITLLFLDFTGTLHHWLSWCAKIQFLPAVMALNVVVVAAFLIITLICGRTYCSIICPMGVFQDILARLNRKKNKYSYSKEVRWLRYPVLVVFIIAGVAGIGSIFQLLAPYSSYGRIATMIFQPVWKMGNNILAELAERADSYAFYSVDTWMRSMPVFVIAAVTLVVIFILAWRGGRTYCNTICPVGTILSFFARFSWLKIRFDEDKCKNCSLCSKNCKASCIDFKTHSIDYTRCVVCGNCIDSCKFGALKYTAAGPSKKTNKANDANPINTSKRSFLLATALVTTAALAQKKKEKLMDGGLAELEDKVAPERQTPLTPPGSLSFQNLATRCTGCQLCVSECPNQVLRPSSDLMHLMQPTMSYEHGYCRPECTRCSEVCPAGAIQKVDKEEKTAIQIGHAVWIKKNCVPITDGVECGNCARHCPSGAIEMVPLDENDEESPMVPAINEAACIGCGACEYVCPARPFSAIYVEGHEVHKKI; encoded by the coding sequence ATGCTTCGTAAAATCAGAACCATCCTTGCAGCGGTGATGTTTGTACTGATCACCCTGCTGTTCCTCGACTTTACAGGAACGTTGCACCATTGGCTTTCATGGTGTGCCAAGATTCAGTTCTTGCCCGCAGTGATGGCACTCAATGTGGTAGTGGTAGCGGCATTTTTGATTATTACACTTATTTGTGGCCGCACTTACTGCTCTATCATCTGTCCTATGGGCGTATTTCAGGACATACTAGCCCGACTGAACAGAAAAAAGAACAAATACAGCTATTCGAAAGAGGTTCGCTGGTTGCGTTACCCAGTACTTGTGGTATTTATCATTGCAGGTGTAGCTGGCATCGGCTCTATATTCCAGTTGTTAGCTCCTTATAGCAGCTACGGACGTATCGCCACCATGATATTCCAGCCCGTTTGGAAGATGGGTAACAACATCTTAGCCGAACTGGCTGAGCGCGCCGATAGCTATGCTTTCTACAGCGTTGATACATGGATGCGCTCAATGCCTGTATTCGTGATTGCTGCTGTTACCCTGGTAGTAATATTTATCTTGGCTTGGCGAGGCGGACGTACCTATTGCAACACCATCTGCCCAGTAGGTACCATCCTGTCTTTCTTTGCCCGTTTCTCATGGCTTAAAATCCGATTCGACGAAGATAAGTGCAAGAACTGCTCACTCTGTTCAAAGAACTGCAAAGCATCTTGTATCGATTTTAAGACACACAGTATCGACTATACCCGTTGCGTGGTTTGTGGTAACTGTATCGATAGTTGTAAGTTTGGTGCGCTGAAGTACACAGCTGCCGGCCCATCAAAAAAGACAAATAAAGCAAACGATGCCAACCCCATCAATACCTCAAAGCGCTCGTTCCTGTTGGCAACAGCCTTGGTAACTACAGCCGCTTTGGCTCAGAAAAAGAAAGAGAAGCTGATGGATGGCGGACTGGCAGAACTGGAAGATAAGGTAGCTCCTGAGCGCCAGACACCGCTCACACCTCCAGGTTCGCTCTCGTTCCAGAATCTGGCCACACGATGCACAGGCTGCCAGCTTTGTGTATCAGAGTGCCCCAACCAGGTGTTGCGTCCTAGTAGCGATTTAATGCACCTGATGCAGCCCACCATGTCGTACGAGCACGGCTATTGTCGCCCAGAGTGTACGCGTTGCTCTGAAGTTTGTCCTGCAGGTGCCATCCAGAAGGTTGATAAAGAAGAGAAAACAGCCATCCAGATTGGTCATGCTGTTTGGATTAAGAAGAACTGTGTTCCCATTACCGATGGGGTAGAGTGCGGCAACTGTGCACGCCACTGTCCTTCGGGTGCTATCGAAATGGTTCCACTCGATGAGAACGATGAGGAATCACCAATGGTTCCTGCAATCAACGAGGCTGCATGTATTGGCTGCGGTGCCTGCGAGTATGTTTGTCCGGCTCGTCCATTCTCAGCTATCTATGTCGAGGGACACGAAGTTCACAAGAAGATTTAA
- a CDS encoding aldo/keto reductase, translating to MEKKNITRRAFLKLFGAGSVATAATLAGCKSGNKAGSQAKQEYRNQVEPPVGQMTYRVNPKNKDKVSILGYGMMRLPSKVDNSDEFDQDMINKQIDYALAHGLNYIDTSPVYCQGKSERCTGIALSRHKRSEYFVATKLSNFNHDYWSFEKSKEMYHNSMKELQVDYIDYYLLHAVGGSMEEFNGRYVDNGIMDYLLKEREAGRIRNLGFSFHGKQEVFDEVLALDEKYHWDFVQIELNYLDWDYANEISQSNVDASYLYAELQKKGIPAVIMEPLLGGRLANLPQYLMTELKSRDPERSVASWAFRYAGTNEGVLTVLSGMTYMEHLKDNLLSYCPLKPLTEEEMRFLDKDIAQKIVGLENIPCNDCKYCMPCPYGVDIPAIFVHYNKCKNEGSLPMGVGDAEYRKHRRQYLISLDRVVPRDRQPDHCIQCGQCEPHCPQSIRIPRELAKIDEMIESLKRNPEGPEV from the coding sequence ATGGAAAAGAAGAATATAACACGCCGTGCGTTCCTTAAGCTCTTTGGAGCAGGATCAGTAGCTACAGCCGCTACACTTGCAGGATGCAAAAGTGGCAATAAGGCAGGTAGTCAGGCAAAACAAGAATATAGGAACCAGGTTGAACCACCTGTTGGTCAGATGACCTATCGCGTTAACCCAAAGAATAAGGACAAGGTTTCTATTCTGGGCTATGGTATGATGCGCCTGCCATCTAAGGTGGATAACAGCGATGAGTTTGATCAGGACATGATTAACAAGCAAATCGATTATGCCTTGGCTCATGGTCTGAACTACATCGATACATCGCCTGTATATTGTCAGGGAAAGTCAGAGCGCTGCACAGGTATCGCCCTGAGCCGCCACAAGCGTAGCGAGTACTTTGTGGCCACCAAACTCTCCAACTTCAACCACGACTACTGGTCATTCGAGAAGTCGAAGGAGATGTACCACAACTCTATGAAGGAGCTGCAAGTTGATTACATCGACTACTATCTGCTGCATGCTGTAGGTGGCAGCATGGAGGAATTTAACGGGCGCTATGTGGATAATGGCATAATGGACTATCTGCTGAAGGAGCGCGAGGCAGGCCGCATTCGTAACCTGGGATTCTCGTTCCACGGTAAGCAGGAAGTGTTCGACGAGGTGCTGGCCCTCGACGAGAAGTACCATTGGGACTTTGTACAGATTGAGCTGAACTATCTGGATTGGGATTATGCCAACGAGATTAGTCAGAGCAACGTAGATGCCAGTTATCTATATGCCGAGCTGCAAAAGAAAGGCATACCTGCAGTTATTATGGAACCGCTGTTAGGAGGCCGATTGGCTAACCTCCCACAGTATCTGATGACAGAACTGAAGAGTCGCGACCCAGAGCGTAGCGTGGCATCATGGGCTTTCCGCTATGCAGGCACCAACGAGGGCGTACTTACCGTATTGAGCGGTATGACCTATATGGAGCACCTGAAGGATAACCTGCTCTCGTACTGTCCGCTGAAACCACTTACCGAAGAGGAGATGCGATTCCTTGACAAGGATATCGCTCAGAAGATTGTAGGTCTCGAAAACATTCCTTGCAACGATTGTAAGTACTGCATGCCTTGTCCTTACGGTGTGGATATACCAGCCATCTTTGTACACTACAACAAGTGCAAGAACGAGGGTTCGCTGCCTATGGGAGTGGGCGATGCTGAGTATCGCAAGCATCGTCGCCAGTATCTCATTTCGCTGGACCGTGTAGTTCCTCGCGATCGCCAGCCTGATCATTGCATCCAGTGCGGCCAGTGTGAGCCTCATTGTCCACAAAGCATTCGCATTCCACGCGAACTGGCAAAGATTGATGAGATGATTGAGAGCTTGAAGCGCAACCCAGAGGGCCCAGAAGTATAA
- the ychF gene encoding redox-regulated ATPase YchF, producing MALKCGIVGLPNVGKSTLFNCLSSAKAQAANFPFCTIEPNVGVITVPDERLTKLAELVHPGRIVPATCEIVDIAGLVKGASKGEGLGNKFLGNIRETDAIIHVLRCFEDENITHVDGTIDPIRDKEIIDTELQLKDLETIESRLAKTEKAAAAGNKDAKIEATVLHAYKEVLEQGKNARIVEFESKDEQDCARNLFLLTSKPVLYVCNVGETDAKSGNAFTKKVEELAKEEGAETMVIAAKTEEDIAELESYEDKQMFLEELGLEESGVNRLIKKAYALLNLETFITAGEMEVKAWTYKKGWKAPQCAGVIHTDFEKGFIRAEVIKYDDYIQYGSEAAVREAGKLAVEGKEYVVQDGDIMHFRFNV from the coding sequence ATGGCATTAAAATGTGGTATTGTAGGACTGCCAAATGTGGGCAAGTCTACCTTGTTTAATTGTCTGTCGAGTGCCAAAGCTCAGGCAGCAAACTTCCCTTTTTGTACAATCGAACCCAATGTGGGTGTAATCACTGTACCTGATGAAAGACTGACCAAACTCGCTGAGTTGGTTCACCCAGGACGTATCGTTCCTGCTACCTGCGAGATTGTAGATATTGCAGGTCTCGTAAAAGGCGCCTCTAAGGGCGAAGGATTAGGCAATAAATTCCTTGGAAATATCCGCGAAACCGATGCTATCATCCACGTACTGCGTTGTTTCGAGGATGAAAATATCACTCACGTTGATGGCACTATCGACCCCATCCGCGATAAGGAGATTATCGATACAGAGCTTCAGCTGAAGGACCTTGAGACTATCGAGAGCCGCTTGGCTAAGACCGAGAAGGCCGCAGCTGCTGGTAATAAGGACGCTAAGATCGAGGCTACCGTACTACACGCTTATAAAGAGGTGCTGGAGCAGGGTAAGAATGCCCGTATCGTAGAGTTCGAAAGCAAGGACGAGCAGGATTGCGCTCGCAATCTGTTCCTGCTCACTTCAAAGCCTGTGCTTTACGTTTGTAACGTAGGCGAGACTGATGCTAAATCAGGTAATGCCTTTACCAAGAAGGTAGAGGAGCTGGCAAAGGAAGAGGGCGCAGAAACCATGGTGATTGCCGCTAAGACCGAAGAGGATATCGCTGAACTGGAGAGCTACGAGGACAAGCAGATGTTCTTGGAAGAGCTTGGCTTAGAGGAGAGTGGTGTAAACCGACTGATTAAGAAGGCTTATGCGCTGCTGAACCTCGAAACCTTTATCACCGCTGGTGAGATGGAGGTGAAGGCTTGGACCTACAAGAAGGGCTGGAAGGCTCCACAGTGTGCAGGTGTGATCCACACCGACTTTGAGAAGGGCTTTATCCGTGCCGAAGTAATCAAGTACGACGACTATATCCAGTATGGCTCTGAGGCAGCTGTACGCGAGGCTGGTAAGCTGGCCGTTGAGGGTAAGGAGTACGTAGTACAGGATGGCGACATTATGCATTTCCGCTTTAACGTATGA
- the lgt gene encoding prolipoprotein diacylglyceryl transferase: protein MMNLLNYILWDPNLVAFKLGPFSIRWYGLMWVIGLVVAYLLVQRLYKEQKIKDEYFDPLAFYCFFGILIGARLGHCLFYEPDYFLTSSKGIIEMILPIRFGDDGSWLGQTFGFHVIGYAGLASHGGTLGLMIALWMYVRRTKLSIWTVLDNIAIATGSTACCIRLGNLMNSEIIGKITDVPWAFIFEKVDAVPRHPGQLYEAIAYAILFVIMWTLHKKKPEKIGTGWYFGFCLTYIFTFRFFIEYTKEVQEAFEASLPIDMGQILSIPFIILGTYCMIKAKKKA, encoded by the coding sequence ATGATGAATCTACTCAACTATATCCTTTGGGATCCAAATCTGGTTGCATTTAAACTGGGCCCTTTTTCAATTCGCTGGTACGGACTGATGTGGGTCATCGGATTGGTTGTGGCCTACCTCTTGGTTCAGCGCCTCTACAAGGAGCAGAAGATTAAGGACGAATATTTTGATCCGCTCGCATTCTACTGTTTCTTCGGCATCCTGATTGGTGCTCGTCTGGGTCATTGCTTATTCTACGAGCCCGATTATTTCCTGACTTCAAGCAAGGGAATAATTGAGATGATACTGCCTATCCGTTTTGGCGATGATGGCAGTTGGCTAGGACAAACATTTGGCTTTCACGTCATCGGCTATGCTGGTTTGGCCTCGCATGGCGGAACTTTAGGCTTGATGATTGCCCTCTGGATGTATGTACGCAGAACCAAACTGAGCATCTGGACGGTGCTCGATAATATAGCGATTGCCACAGGTTCCACGGCCTGCTGTATCCGCTTGGGCAACCTGATGAACTCAGAGATTATCGGCAAGATTACCGATGTACCCTGGGCATTCATCTTCGAGAAAGTTGATGCCGTTCCACGCCATCCAGGACAGTTGTACGAGGCCATCGCCTACGCCATCTTGTTTGTCATCATGTGGACTCTGCATAAAAAGAAGCCTGAGAAGATTGGTACTGGCTGGTATTTCGGTTTCTGTCTCACCTATATCTTCACCTTCCGCTTCTTCATCGAATACACCAAGGAGGTACAGGAGGCCTTCGAGGCATCGCTTCCCATCGATATGGGACAGATACTCTCTATTCCCTTTATCATATTGGGAACCTACTGCATGATAAAAGCCAAGAAAAAGGCTTAA